In Nitrospinota bacterium, the DNA window TAATATTTACTTCTGAAGTAGTGATAGTATCTTCGACTGAACGAAATACAGAAGTCAATGCACCCAAATGAAATATATAATCAACATCCTTAACACTATTATCTACTGTTTTTCTATCTCTTAAGTCTCCTTTAATTATTTCCAGGGAGTTTTTATTGTTATATTTTTTTAAAATATCATCTATATTTTCCATCTTTCCCGTACTAAAGTTATCCAGTATTTTTACTCTCTTTCCTTTCTTAGCTAATGCTTCAACAATATGAGAACCTATGAAGCCTGCACCACCTGTAACTAAAAATTTCTCTTCCATTCACTATTCACTAAATTTAAAGGGTTACTATTTTATCTCTATGATTATTTACATTTTTAGTAGCATTACGGGTATCTACGACTAAATTTGAATGTTTTACAATCCAACTATAATCGTAAATGCTATGATCTGTTACGATAACCAAACAATCAGAATCTTTTAATTTTTTAGTATTGAGCTCTACAAACTCTATTCTGTCATTATAATCATCTAGCTTTTGAATATATGGATCGTTAAAAGAGACACGAGCTCCTTTCTCCAGTAATATATTAATAATATCGAGGGCTGGTGATTCCCTGATATCATTTATATCCTTTTTATAGGTTACTCCCAATACGATTATCCTTGCACCATTAATACTCTTTTT includes these proteins:
- a CDS encoding nucleotide sugar dehydrogenase; protein product: AEMVKLLENTFRAVNIALVNEVVLMCDRLKINVWEVIEAAATKPFGFMPFYPGPGLGGHCIPIDPHYLSWKLKTLNYKARFIELASEINTNMPFYVIDKIQDVLNNQKKSINGARIIVLGVTYKKDINDIRESPALDIINILLEKGARVSFNDPYIQKLDDYNDRIEFVELNTKKLKDSDCLVIVTDHSIYDYSWIVKHSNLVVDTRNATKNVNNHRDKIVTL